The sequence TGCTATCGCAGTTGTGGCAAGTACAGGCCTTGCCACTTCTATAACTCTTGCTACTGAGAAAGAACAAAAGAAAATTCGCTATGCGATGGTACACGATGAAACATCTTGTATCGGCTGCACTGCTTGTATGGATGCATGCCGTACAACCAATAATGTACCGGCAGGTGTATCTCGCTTAGAAATTATCCGTAGTGAACCTTTTGGTGAATTTCCTAATGTACAATATGAGTTTTTCCGTCAATCTTGCCAACATTGCACTAATGCACCTTGTGTGAGTGTTTGCCCGACGGGAGCCTCATTTGTCGATCCACAAACCGGTATTGTCGATGTTCACGCAGATTTGTGTGTCGGTTGCCAATACTGTATTGCGGTTTGTCCATATCGTGTACGTTTTATTCATCCGGAGAAAAAATCCGCAGACAAATGTAACTTCTGTCGTGATACAAACTTGGCCGAAGGCAAACAACCGGCTTGTGTTGAGGCTTGCCCGACCAAGGCATTAACCTTTGGTGATATGAACGATCCTACAAGTGATATTTTCCATAAAGTGAGAAACAATCCGGTTTATCGCACGAAAACATCACTAGGCACAGAGCCGAACTTGTATCACATTCCATTTGGTAAAGGAGAACATAGATAATGAATGAATATGTACCTTTCCAAACCCCAAACCTTGTTTGGGATGGCACAATCGCAATTTACTTATTCCTACTCGGTATTTCATCGGGGGCGGTTCAGTTAGCGATTGCTTACCGCAATAGCGGTGTGAAAATTGAAAAGCCAAGCCAGAACTGGATTATCCGTAGTGCAGCAATCTTAGGTACTTTACCGACTATCATCGGCTTGTTATTGCTGATTTTTCACTTAACGAAACCGTGGACATTCTGGAAATTAATGTTCAATTATAACTTTACTTCCGTGATGTCGATGGGGGTAATGTTATTCCAGCTTTATATGGCCGTTCTTGTTGTTTGGATTGCTATTATGTTTAAAGATTGGCTGGCGTGTTTTGTAAACCGCTATCTACCAATATTTAAATTTTTGCTGGGTTGGATTGATTTTGCAGAAGCTAAACTGTTAAAACCGATTGAGTTTATCCTCTTTATATTGGCAGCAGTATTAGGGGCTTATACCGGATTCTTATTATCAGCCTTAGTTAGTTATCCGATGTTAAACAACCCTGTATTACCTGCGTTGTTCTTAGCATCCGGTGCATCATCGGGCATTGCGGCAACTTTCCTTATGGTGTTAATTGCCGGTAAATTATCTGGCGAAAGCCACGAAGTTCACTTTATGCACAAATTTGAAGTGCCGATTATGGTAACCGAATTAGGCTTAATTGTGGCATTCTTCGTGGGATTGCATTTCGGTGGGGCAGATAAATCACTTGCTTTAACAAATGCACTTTCAGGCTTCTGGGGTAGCGTATTCTGGATCGGCGTAATGTTAATTGGTATCGCTATTCCATTAACGGCAAATATTTTTGGTAGCTATCGCTTGAAACATAATGTGAAATTTATTATTTTAATTTCCATTTTTGACTTAATCGGTGTACTCTGTTTACGTTACTTTATCCTTTATGCAGGGCAGCTTACGGTTGCGAGCTAAGGAAAAGTTAATCGGTAATTTGGTAGGGGAGGGTTTTAACCCTCCCGTTTTATTCATAGATTAGAGGATAGAGATAAAATCTTTTCCTACCAAACCTTTACAAGCGGTCATATTTTGGATTTATTATGCTACCGGAACTGGGCTATTTTTCACTTTTAATGGCTGCACTCACAGCTATTTTCCAAGTCAGTTTTTCTTTATGGGGAGAGATACGCAAGCAATATCATTGGCTGGCGTTGGCACCTCTTTTTACCTATTTACAAGCTACTTTCACCACACTTGCTTTTTCTGTTTTGGTCTATGCATTTTTAACTGACGACTTTTCAGTTACCTATGTCGCTTCCCATTCTAACAGCCAATTGCCTGATTTCTTTAAGTTCGCAGCAACTTGGGGCGGGCATGAAGGCTCAATGCTGTTTTGGTTAGCTGCTCTGGTTATTTGGTCGGCAGTCTTTTGCAAATTTTCTCAAAAAATTGACCGCTTGTTTGCTAATCGAGCCTTAACGATGCTAGGTGTAATCGCACTTGGCTTTTTGCTTTTTATTTTACTGGTTTCTAACCCTTTTGAGCGTGCTTTTCCTGTGCCACCGGAAGGGCGAGATCTTAATCCGATGTTGCAAGATATCGGCTTAATTTTCCACCCGCCACTGCTTTATTTAGGCTATGTTGGTTTTGCGGTAAGCTTTGCAATGATGGTATCAGCTTTATTTTGCGGTGGAATGGATGCTGCCATTATGCGTTGGATTCGCCCGTGGACAATGATCTCGTGGGGATTTCTTACCGCAGGCATTATTTTAGGCGCTTGGTGGGCGTATTATGAACTTGGCTGGGGCGGCTGGTGGTTTTGGGATCCGGTGGAAAACGCCTCACTAATGCCTTGGCTACTGGGCACTGCATTAGTGCATAGTTTGATCGTGAGCCAGCAGCGGGGGATCTTTTATTATTGGACGATCTTGCTCGCCATTTTTGCTTTTGCTTTAAGTTTGCTCGGCACTTTTATTGTGCGTTCGGGCATTTTAACCTCGGTTCACGCCTTTGCGGTTGATCCCGATCGTGGTATGGCATTATTGGTGCTATTCTTCAGTTTAAGTTTTATTGCATTAGCATTATTCGCCTTTAAGGTGAATTTATGGCAAGGCAAGGTTCGGTTTAATTTGTTCTCAAAAGAAACCGCATTTTTGATGATCAACGGTTTATTAAGTGTTGCAACCTCAGTGGTTTTGCTCGGCACATTCTACCCGATGATTTTCACCGTGATGAACTGGGGTAGTATTTCAGTGGGTGCGCCGTATTTTAATAATGTGTTTGCCCCACTCACATTGTTGTTGATGATGGTAATGGGGCTGGCGGTAGTGCTGCGTTGGAAGCAGATCCCTATCAAACAGATTTTAGTGAAATTATGGCTGTTCCCGGTGGCGATTGGCTTAGCGTTAGTCTTGATTTATCACACGATTTCCCAACGTCCGCATTTTGAGTTGGCGTTGCTGCCGGTGGTGTTTGTCAGCCTTGCAATTTGGATTATTTTAACTCATCTTCCGTATTTGCAATTTATGTTTAAAATCAGACCGCTTGCAATGCGTTTGGCACATATTGGCTTTGCTGTGTGTGTGATTGGCGCGATGATGAATAGCTATTATGGCGATGAAGTGGGCGTACGCTTAAAACCGAACGAACAGGCTGAACTTGCTGGCTTCACCTTTAAATATGAAAGCTACAATGATTTAATCGGGCCGAATTATACGGCGGAACAAGCCGTTTTTTCCATTAGCAGAGCGGGTGAAAACCTTGCGACTGTTGCTCCTGAAAGGCGTTATTATGATGTTCGTACGATGACTATGGCAGAAGTCGGACTATATCATCACTACTTAGACGATATTTACATTGTGATGGGTGATAAATTCGGTAATTTGGAATACGCCTTCCGTCTGCACTACAAACCTTATGTGCAAGCCTTGTGGTTGGGAGGGATTATTATGATTATTGCTTCATTATTAGCATTATTGGGTTACCGTAGAGAATATAAAAAATGAAAAAAACGCTGTTGTTAATTCCGCTTTTTCTGCTGATTGCACTTGTCGGTTTTCTTACCGTACCACTTATGAATAAAGATGCTATCGCTCCGACTGAAGATTGGCAAGGCAGGCCTTTTCCGGAATTTGTGGGCAAGAACTTACTTGATAGTAATGCCCATTTAAATAGCAACTCATTGCCTAAAGAGCCTTATATTCTCAATGTTTGGGCGAGTTGGTGTACGTGGTGTATTAAGGAATTTCCAATTTTATTGGAACTAAAACAAAAGGGCGTACCGATTGTAGGCCTGACTTATAGCGATCGTCCTAATGATGCGATTAAAGCATTGGAAAATTGGGGCAACCCGTTTAGTTTGGTTATTGATGATTATGAAAAAGGCTTTTTGATTCAAACGCTGAAAGTCTCTTCCGCACCTTCCAGCTATTTGATTGATCGCCACGGCGTTGTGCGTTATCAGCAAAAGGGCTACAACGCGGATTTTGCTCAAGATTTTCTACCGAAATTAGAGGCTTTGAGAAATGAAAAGTAGCCTAATACGATATTTGCAAAAAATTTGGCTAATTCTACCGCTTGTATCGGGGGCGATGTTGTTTATTCCTCAAGCTCAAGCCCAAATGGTGGATACTTTTGAATTCAAAAATGAGTCAGACCGTGTGCGAGCAGTTGCTCTCGCTCGCTCGTTACGCTGCTTACAGTGCCAAAATCAGAATTTGGTGGAATCTAATGCTACTGCTGCTTATAACTTGAGAATCGAAGTGTATGAAATGGTTAATCAGGGCAAAAGCAATGAGGAAATTATCCGCATTATGACCGAACGTTTCGGCAGTTTTGTGAATTACGATCCGCCACTCACCGGCCAAACATGGCTACTTTGGGGATTACCCTTAGGGCTAATTAGCCTGTTATTTATGGCGGTTTTGTGGCGAACCAGACGAAAATAGAGCAAAAAATGGAAACTCGCGAGCAATTAAGTAGAGAAAATTATCAACAAGCGGTCAGATTTGCCCAACATTTTGCAGAAGAGGCACGTCAAGAATTTGAGCATGAGGCTCTGCAACGCTATCACTTTGAGAAAGCTCAATTTGAGCAGAGCCAGTTGCAAAAAAACGGACAAAATCGACCGCTTGCTAAAACCATATTAATCAGTCTATTGGCGATTTTTGTCCTGTCGTCAGCTTATTATTGGCAGAGTGGGCGTTACCAAGCCGTGGAAGAGGGTATTTCGGCTCACCAAGCATTCGAGCGGCAAAGTATTGAGCATCCGACTGAATCCAAAAACGATCGCTATATTATTAGCCTACAAAATCAGCTTCGAGAAAACCCGAATAATGGCGATCTGTGGTACGAATTAGGGCAAGCCTATACCTTAAACAATGATTTTGATTCGGCATTGATTTGTTATGATAATGCCGAAAAATTGCTCGGTAAACGACCCGCCGTTTTAGGTGCTGTAGCAACTGCTCGTTACTACGACAACGGACAGAAAATGACTCCGGAAATCCAATCGATAATTGACCAAGCCCTCTCGTTAGATAAAACCGAAAGTGCCAGCTTGTTATTATTGGCTTCAGACAGTTTTCTTAATAACCGCTATCAAGAGGCGTTGGATTATTGGCGAAAAGTGTTAGACGGCAATAATGAATCCATAGACCGCCGAGCGGTAATCCAAAGTATGGAAATGGCTCGCCAAATGTTGCAAGGGCAGCAGAGAAAGTAAAATAAAAAAGCTGATGTTATCATCAGCTTTTTTATTTGGAGTAAGTAAAAAGTTATTGCAGAATCACATAGAAATTTACTCCATCACGCACAATATTGAGTGCGATTACTGATGGTTTTGCTTCTAAAATTTTGCGTAAATCAGCAATATTTTCAACTGAATGGCGGTTTACGCCGATGATAATATCACCTTTTTTGAGGCTTCGCATTTCAGCAATCGAGCCTTTTTCTACGTTAGAAATTTCAACTCCTTTCATGCCTTTGGCGTTATAGTTATTAAAGTCAGCCCCTTTTAAAGCCGGAAGTAGGTTTGAGGCAGTTACTTTTGCTTCAGAATTGGATTGCAATGTTACTTTAGCTTTTGCTTCTTTGCCGTCACGTAAGTAAGTTAATTCAATCTCTTTTCCAACGCCTGAGGTTGCTATTTTAGCTCTCAACTCACTGAAGCTACGGACTTTTTGACCATTGATTTCAGTAATTACATCACCTGCTTTAAAGCCGGTTTTTGCAGCAGCGGAATCCGGTAATACTTCGCTAACGAAAGCACCTTGTTGGGTGGAAATATTAAACTCTTTAGCGAGATCTGCATTTAATTCGCCTCCTCTAATACCCAGCATTCCGCGTTTAACTTCGCCAAATTCGATAATTTGAGTGACAAGGCTGTTTGCCATATTGCTTGGAATAGCAAAGGCAATACCTGCATTTCCGCCACTTGGAGAAATAATGGCAGTGTTAATACCAATTAATTCGCCGTTTAAGTTAATTAACGGACCACCTGAGTTACCTTGGTTTACCGCGGCATCGGTTTGGATGTAGTTTTCATAACCTTCGTCCGATTGTCCGGTGGAACGACCAAGTGCGGATACAATGCCTGATGTTACAGTTTGCCCTAAACCAAAAGGATTTCCGATTGCCACAGTAAAGTCGCCTACACGGAGTGTATCTGAATCAGCAAATTTAATTTCGGTAAGGTTCTTAGGGTTTTCAACTTGAATTAATGCGACATCTGAAAGCGGGTCGCTGCCTACTAATTTTGCTTTAAACTCACGTCCGTCTTCCAGCTTTACGGTAATTTTATCTGCATTGTTAATAACGTGATTGTTAGTGATAATATAGCCTTTTTCTGCATTAATAACTGCACCGGAACCCATTCCGCGGAAGTTGCGAGGGCCGGAGCGATCTCCAAACATATCGGCATTCGGACCAAAGAAGAATTCAAACTCTTCAGGAATGTCGCGAGTATAGCGAGATTCGCCTTTTGTTTTACCTTCAACAGCAATACTCACTACTGCAGGTCGAACTTTTTCCAGCATTGGAGCAAGGCTTGGTAATGCTTGACCGTTTACTTCTGTCGGTAAGGTCGCTTGTGCGGCAATCGGCATTGCAGCGATTGTTGAGCCTAAAATTAATGCAGTTAAAAATGATTTCTTCATTGTTCTATTCATATTGTGTATGTTCCTCATATCCTATGTTTTTTATACTTACGAGCGTAAACACTCGTATTTGCTAAGACAAAACCTTTCTTTTTCAGTTCAGCGAATTTGCAAAAAATTTAGAATATCTGACCGCTTGTTACTCAATTTTTTTGTCAGATTCTTAAAAGTATTTTGACATTCGCTGAAATTTGATAGACCATAAATGCCATTTTTTATTAGTTTGAGTCCATATTTTGATGTATAAAACGGAAAATTTGGTTGAAGTAAAGAATCTGACCTTTAAACGAGGGGAGAGAATCATTTATGACAACCTAAATCTGCAAGTGCAGAAGGGTAAGGTCACTGCAATCATGGGGCCTTCCGGCATTGGTAAAACCACCTTGCTACGTTTAATCGGCGGGCAGATTTTACCGGAATCCGGTGAAATATTATTTGATGGAAGAGATGTTTGTACAGCCAATAACAAAGAGCTTTATGAAATCCGTAAACGTATGGGAATGTTGTTCCAATCTGGTGCGTTATTTACTGATATGTCAACTTTCGATAATGTCGCGTTCCCGATTCGTGAGCATACCCGTTTGCCTGAAGAAATCATTCGAAAATTAGTTTTGCTGAAATTAGAAGCGGTTGGGCTTCGTGGAGCGGCTAATTTAATGCCGTCTGAATTATCGGGCGGTATGGCTCGCCGTGCGGCTCTTGCTCGTGCGATCGCATTAGATCCTGATTTGATTATGTATGATGAGCCGTTTACCGGACAAGATCCTATCAGTATGGGCGTAATTGTTGAGTTAATTAAAGAGCTGAATCAGGCGTTAAATTTAACCTCAATTGTGGTTTCACACGATGTAAAAGAGGTGCTAAGCATTGCCGATTATGCTTATATTGTGGCAGATAAGCGTGTGATTGCAGAAGGCACGGCAGAGATGTTATTGGCAAGTGAAGATCCGCAAGTGGTACAGTTTTTGAGTGGTAAATCAGATGGACCGGTAAGGTTCCATTATCCGGCAAAAGATTATACAGAGGAGCTATTTAATGGTTAAGTTTATTAGCTCAATTGGGGCTTTTGTGATTAACTTTATCCGCACATTTGGGCGTTCTACCTTTATGTTATGGGGAGCGTTAGTCGGTAAGCCGGAATTTCGTAAACATACGCCGTTATTGATTAAACAGCTTTATGTTTTAGGTGTACAATCCTTACTGATTATTATGCTCTCAGGCTTGTTTATCGGCATGGTATTAGGCTTGCAAGGCTATGTGGTATTGGTTGATTTTGCAGCAGAAAGCAGTTTAGGTACTTTGGTTTCCCTTTCGCTTTTACGTGAATTAGGGCCTGTGGTAACAGCATTATTATTTGCCGGACGGGCAGGTTCGGCATTAACGGCTGAAATCGGTTTGATGAAAGCAACAGAGCAGCTTTCCAGCCTTGAAATGATGGCAGTTGATCCATTAAGACGAATTATTGCACCGCGTTTTTGGGCGGGGGTAATTTCAATGCCGATTTTAGCGGTAATTTTTACTGCAATCGGGATTTGGGGCGGTTCTCTTGTTGGGGTTGACTGGAAAGGAGTCGATGGTGGAAGTTTTTGGTCTGTGATGCAAAATTCAGTGACTGCCACCGATCTGATCAACGGTTTTATTAAAAGCCTGATTTTTGCTTTTGCAGTCGTTTGGATTGCGCTTTTCAACGGTTATGATTGTCTCCCGACTTCAGAGGGGATAAGCCAAGCAACTACTAGGACGGTAGTTAATGCTTCATTAGTGATTTTAGGATTAGATTTTATTTTAACTGCCATTATGTTTGGTGGTTGATTTTAGTAAAAGGAACAGACAATGCGTCAATCAATTAAATATGAATTTTGGGTAGGTTTATTTGTATTACTCGGTTTAGCTGCACTCGTTTTTTTAGGTCTGAGAGTAGCAAATGTGCAGGGCTTTTCCAGTGAGAAAACTTACACCCTTTATGCAACTTTTGATAATATTGGTGGACTAAAAGTGCGTGCTCCTATTAAAGTAGGTGGGGTTGTAGTGGGGCGTGTATCTGATATTTCTCTTGATGAAAAAACTTATACTCCTAAAGTTGCTTTAGCAGTGAACCAAAGTTTTAACCAAATTCCGGATACAAGCTCACTTTCAATTAAAACCTCCGGTTTATTAGGTGAACAGTACGTTGCGTTAAATGTCGGCTTTGTGATGGAAGGCGAAACCGCAATGATGAAAGAAGGTGATACTTTTGTTGATACCAATTCGGCAATGGTATTAGAAGATTTGATCGGCCAGTTCTTATATGGTGATAAAAAGTCAGATAAAACTGGAGATGAAAAAGCGAATGGCTCTGCAGAACCTAAAGCAGAGTAATTCAGTAATAAGAACCTCTAATTAGAGATTTTGGAGATTATCAATAATGTTAAAAAGCATTAAAAAAATTATCGTAACTGGTTTAGTGGCAGTTTCTGCGTTATTTTCAACTACAGCATTTGCAGAAACCAGTCCTTATGTATTAATGCAGCAAACTGCAGATAAATTATTTGGCGATATCAAAGCAAGTCAAAGTAAGATTAAAGCAAATCCTGAATATTTACGTACTATTGTACGTAATGATTTAATGCCGCATGTTCACGTAAAATATGCAGGGCAGTTAGTGCTAGGTAAAAATTTAGCTTCAGCCACTGATGCACAAAAAGAAGCATTTTTTACTGCTTTTGGTCAGTTTGTTGAGCAATCTTATGCGCAAGTATTAACGCAATATCAAGATCAAAATGTACAAATTGAAAGCCCGAAATCAGTTGATGGCAAATCTATCGTGAGTATTCGTGTAAATGTATTGGCAAACGGTGCAGCCCAGCCGATTAAATTAGATTTTAAATGGCGTAAAAACAGTAAAACAGGTGAATGGCAAGCCTACGATATGGCAGCTGAAGGTGTGAGTATGGTTGCAACCAAACAAAATGAATGGGCGGGTGTGATTCGTCAAAAAGGGATTGATGCTTTAACTGCACAAGTAGCGCAATCAGCAAAACAACCGATTACATTAAAATAAGTAGTTTAGTTATGCCTCAAAAAACATTACAATGGGACATTCAGCAAAACAATGAAAGTTTATTTGTGAGGTTGTCGGGCGAATTAACTCGTAACACGTTGCTTCCGTTATGGAAGCAACGTGCTTCTTTTTTATCACCAAAAGCGAATCAACATTTATATTGGGATTTAAAAGAGATTACTCGAGTGGATTCTGCCGGCTTCACTTTGCTTGCTGAATTATTAAACCATTATCATAAAATCATCCCAAACAGTTTGATTAATATCCCAGATTCTGTAAAAACATTAGCAGATTTATATGACTTAGACGGTTGGTTTGAGCAGTTTATTATTTAAGAATTGATTACCAGATCATAGTTAGGACTTAACATGAATCCATCACAAATTGAAGAAATTTTAAAACAGGCCTTTCCTGATGCAGCAGAAATACACGCACAAGGTGAAAATGCACATTTTGGTGTAATTGTAGTAAGTGACAGTATTGCGGCACTTTCAAGAGTCAAACAACAACAAGCCGTTTATGCACCTTTAGCAGAGCATTTCACCACAAATGCTATTCATGCTTTAACTATTAAAGTATTCAGCGTAGAAAAATGGAAAACTGAGCGCTTACTGAATATGGTGGGCTGATTCGAGTCTTTATCTTAATTAACAAGCGGTGCTTTTTACCTAAAACTTTGCAGTTGCAAAAAATTTACTTTTTTGACCGCTTGTATTTTGTTATAAATTGTTATTCTTAATATTAGGATTCCAAATGGAAAAATTTCGTGTACACGGTCCTTTCACTTTAAGCGGAACCGTTGATATTTCTGGTGCGAAAAACGCAGCACTACCTATTTTGTTTGCTGCAATTTTGGCAGAAAAACCGGTGACGTTAAAAAACGTACCTGATTTAAAAGACGTTGATACTACTTTCAAAATTTTACGCCAGTTGGGCGTTGTAGTTGAAAAAGGAACGGAAAAAGGCGTGGTTCATATTGATGCAAGCCAAATTAACAACTACGTTGCACCTTATGAATTAGTCAGAACCATGCGAGCATCAATTTGGGCATTAGCACCATTGGTAGCACGTTTTCAAGTTGGCCAAGTTTCTTTGCCGGGTGGCTGCACTATCGGAGCAAGACCGGTAGATATGCACATTTCTGGTCTCGAAAAAATGGGTGCTCAAATTGAATTAGATGAAGGCTATGTAAAAGCGACATCTCATGGTCGTTTAAATGGTGCTAGAATCTATATGGATAAAGTCAGCGTTGGTGCGACTTTATCCGTTATGATGGCAGCGACTTTGGCAAGAGGGATAACTGTTATTGAAAATGCTGCCCGTGAGCCGGAAATTGTTGATACCGCTGATTTCTTAAATGCAATGGGGGCGAAAATTTCCGGAGCAGGCAGTGATATGATCACCGTTGAAGGTGTTGAGCATTTAGGTGGTTGTGAGCATAGTGTGGTGCCTGATCGTATTGAAACAGGTACATTCTTAGTCGCTGCAGCCGTATCCGGTGGTCGAATTACTTGCCGTGGTACTAAAGCGGATACACTTGATGCGGTGATTGAAAAATTGCGTGAAGCCGGAATGCAGGTAGATATTACAGAAGATACTATCACCCTTGATTCATTAGGTCGTAGACCAAAAGCGGTAAATATTCGCACTATGCCACACCCTGGTTTCCCAACAGATATGCAGGCTCAGTTTACTCTGTTGAATGCAGTGGCAGATGGTACAAGTCGTATTACTGAAACCATTTTTGAAAACCGCTTTATGCATATTCCTGAACTTAACCGCATGGGCGCAAAAGGTGAAATTGAAGGCAATACTGCTATTTGTTACGGGGTTGAGCGCTTAAAGCCTGCAGAGGTCATGGCAACAGATCTACGTGCTTCTATCAGTTTGGTGTTAGCTGGTTGTATAGCAACCGGTGAAACCATTGTTGATCGTATTTATCATATTGATCGCGGATACGAGCATATTGAAGAAAAACTTCGTGGTATTGGTGCAAGAATTGAACGTTTTTCAGCACCATTTGAAGGTGAGTAAAATTTTATGAAAAAATGGCCGCTTGTCACAAAACAAGCGGTCGTTTTTTATATTTATTTTGCAAAAGAAATGTTTAGCCCTTCAGCCTAAACCGCCCGCGGCTATAGCGGGTTTTCATTAATGCTAAGATTTGTTCTTTTTCGCTACTGACATTTTGGTTACTTTGTTTTGCGACAATCAGCGAATGTTGCATGGAATGGGCGTGTGTAATTGCAATTGCCAGTGCATCGGCTGCATCCGCTTGTGGTTTTGCTGAGAGTTGTAGCATTCGGGTTACCATATCTTGTACTTGAACTTTATCTGCTGAGCCAAGCCCTGTAACCGTTTGTTTCACTAATCGTGCGGCATATTCAAATACAGGTAAATCGTGGTTAACCGCGGCTACAATAGCTGTTCCACGTGCTTGTCCGAGTTTTAATGCAGAATCAGGGTTTTTTGCCATAAAAACTTGTTCAATCGCAAACATATCCGGTTGAAATTGAATAATAATTTCACTCACACCTGCATAAATACGTTTTAAACGAGTTGGAAGATCGTCTGCAGCAGTACGTATAGAACCGCTGCCAAGATATTCTAAATTCCGACCGTTTTGACGGATAATACCGTAACCTGTTACCCTTGAACCCGGGTCAATTCCTAAAATAATAGACATTTTTCCATAAAATAAGCGAGAAGATAGAGCATATCTTCCCGCTTTTTAAATTTAAATCAAGGGATTTTATTTATTCAATTTTGATGTGAGGCCTTTATTCACATTACAAAGTTTAGCTAAGATTTTATCCGTTTTATCACCATATTTTACTAACATACCGGATTGGTCGTTAGATGAAAGAGAAAAACCGCTTTCTAAGCTCCAATTGTATTGGTCTGATTTAAACACCGGAAAATCTTGACTTGCAGTATCACGTGTTAATGTTTCGATTTTTTGCGATTTTCTACCGTTAGTTAAAACTAAATTTACTGCTTTAGCTTCTTCACCTTGGAAAGCATAAGTTGCGGTGACTTGTTTACCGCTTTGGCAACGATATACGATAGATTTTGCGCCATCAGTTGCTTTTTCTACTTTCACTGCACCTGTACCATGTGCTGTGCCTGCAATATCGTTAACTTGCTGAGCCGCTTTTTCTGCAGCTTGTGCTACAGGGTTCTGTTTAGGTTGCACTGGTTGTTGATCACCGGCATTAGAACAGGCAGCTAAGACTAACGTTGCCGCTAAAGCAGGAACAAATTTCACTAATTTCATAGTTTTCTCCTTGTTGTTATATAAGTAGTCACATCTAGTTAGACCACTTATTTTGAAAAAGTTCATTTTCTTTAAAAGAATTGCAAACTTTTTAAAGAAGAGCAGCTACTTCATCACTGATTTCACCATTGTGATAAACATTTTGTACATCATCACAATCTTCAAGACGATTAATTAAATCAAGTAATTTTGGTGCGGTTTCTGCATCAAGTTCAACGGTGGTTGATGGAATCATTGTTACTTCTGCAGACTCAATTTTAAAGCCGGCTTGCTCAATACCATCACGTACATCGCCTAAATCTTCCCAAGCAGTGTAGATTTCAAAGGAGCCGTCTTCTTGCGCTTGAATGTCATCAGCACCGGCTTCAATTGCGGCTTCAGTTAACGCATCTTCATCGCCTGATGCGATTAAAATTAAGCCTTTTTTGCTGAATAAATAACCTACAGAGCCTTCAGTGCCTAAGTTACCGCCGCATTTGGTAAAGCTTGGGCGAACTTGTGAGATAGTGCGGTTTGCATTATCGCTTAAACATTCCACCATAACTGCGGTGCCGCCCGGG comes from Mannheimia granulomatis and encodes:
- the nrfC gene encoding cytochrome c nitrite reductase Fe-S protein translates to MTCTRRDFVSGAGAIAVVASTGLATSITLATEKEQKKIRYAMVHDETSCIGCTACMDACRTTNNVPAGVSRLEIIRSEPFGEFPNVQYEFFRQSCQHCTNAPCVSVCPTGASFVDPQTGIVDVHADLCVGCQYCIAVCPYRVRFIHPEKKSADKCNFCRDTNLAEGKQPACVEACPTKALTFGDMNDPTSDIFHKVRNNPVYRTKTSLGTEPNLYHIPFGKGEHR
- the nrfD gene encoding cytochrome c nitrite reductase subunit NrfD; protein product: MNEYVPFQTPNLVWDGTIAIYLFLLGISSGAVQLAIAYRNSGVKIEKPSQNWIIRSAAILGTLPTIIGLLLLIFHLTKPWTFWKLMFNYNFTSVMSMGVMLFQLYMAVLVVWIAIMFKDWLACFVNRYLPIFKFLLGWIDFAEAKLLKPIEFILFILAAVLGAYTGFLLSALVSYPMLNNPVLPALFLASGASSGIAATFLMVLIAGKLSGESHEVHFMHKFEVPIMVTELGLIVAFFVGLHFGGADKSLALTNALSGFWGSVFWIGVMLIGIAIPLTANIFGSYRLKHNVKFIILISIFDLIGVLCLRYFILYAGQLTVAS
- the nrfE gene encoding heme lyase NrfEFG subunit NrfE, yielding MLPELGYFSLLMAALTAIFQVSFSLWGEIRKQYHWLALAPLFTYLQATFTTLAFSVLVYAFLTDDFSVTYVASHSNSQLPDFFKFAATWGGHEGSMLFWLAALVIWSAVFCKFSQKIDRLFANRALTMLGVIALGFLLFILLVSNPFERAFPVPPEGRDLNPMLQDIGLIFHPPLLYLGYVGFAVSFAMMVSALFCGGMDAAIMRWIRPWTMISWGFLTAGIILGAWWAYYELGWGGWWFWDPVENASLMPWLLGTALVHSLIVSQQRGIFYYWTILLAIFAFALSLLGTFIVRSGILTSVHAFAVDPDRGMALLVLFFSLSFIALALFAFKVNLWQGKVRFNLFSKETAFLMINGLLSVATSVVLLGTFYPMIFTVMNWGSISVGAPYFNNVFAPLTLLLMMVMGLAVVLRWKQIPIKQILVKLWLFPVAIGLALVLIYHTISQRPHFELALLPVVFVSLAIWIILTHLPYLQFMFKIRPLAMRLAHIGFAVCVIGAMMNSYYGDEVGVRLKPNEQAELAGFTFKYESYNDLIGPNYTAEQAVFSISRAGENLATVAPERRYYDVRTMTMAEVGLYHHYLDDIYIVMGDKFGNLEYAFRLHYKPYVQALWLGGIIMIIASLLALLGYRREYKK
- a CDS encoding redoxin family protein yields the protein MKKTLLLIPLFLLIALVGFLTVPLMNKDAIAPTEDWQGRPFPEFVGKNLLDSNAHLNSNSLPKEPYILNVWASWCTWCIKEFPILLELKQKGVPIVGLTYSDRPNDAIKALENWGNPFSLVIDDYEKGFLIQTLKVSSAPSSYLIDRHGVVRYQQKGYNADFAQDFLPKLEALRNEK
- the nrfF gene encoding heme lyase NrfEFG subunit NrfF, translating into MKSSLIRYLQKIWLILPLVSGAMLFIPQAQAQMVDTFEFKNESDRVRAVALARSLRCLQCQNQNLVESNATAAYNLRIEVYEMVNQGKSNEEIIRIMTERFGSFVNYDPPLTGQTWLLWGLPLGLISLLFMAVLWRTRRK
- a CDS encoding cytochrome c biogenesis protein; the protein is METREQLSRENYQQAVRFAQHFAEEARQEFEHEALQRYHFEKAQFEQSQLQKNGQNRPLAKTILISLLAIFVLSSAYYWQSGRYQAVEEGISAHQAFERQSIEHPTESKNDRYIISLQNQLRENPNNGDLWYELGQAYTLNNDFDSALICYDNAEKLLGKRPAVLGAVATARYYDNGQKMTPEIQSIIDQALSLDKTESASLLLLASDSFLNNRYQEALDYWRKVLDGNNESIDRRAVIQSMEMARQMLQGQQRK